From the Rhinoderma darwinii isolate aRhiDar2 chromosome 12, aRhiDar2.hap1, whole genome shotgun sequence genome, one window contains:
- the LOC142665073 gene encoding olfactory receptor 5V1-like, which produces MEIHNVTSVEGFILLGITDVPELQIFLFMIFLMFYLFNLSGNLSIVLLIIINKSLYKPMYFFLGNLSFLDMFYSTTTVPKMLSGLLIGDKRISFFGCIAQLHVFQFLGSTEALLLTSMSYDRYVAICNPLRYHVLMGRTSCIQLASSSWLIGFLYSLLQTIITFRLPYCNRKQVTHFYCDMKPVIRLACANTKKSELLMTVNFALVAVSTFPCIIVSYINIGSHLLNIQSSQDRWKAFSTCSSHITVVFLYFGTALFMYLGPTTENSLNQDRMSAILVTVITPALNPLIYTLRNKEVKNSLQRLLVQKHHCKKFY; this is translated from the coding sequence ATGGAAATACACAATGTGACATCTGTAGAAGGTTTCATCCTTTTGGGTATCACTGATGTCCCAGAGCTCCAGATCTTCCTCTTCATGATTTTTCTCATGTTTTATCTGTTCAATTTATCAGGAAATCTCAGCATTGTTCTCCTCATTATTATTAACAAGTCTCTTTACAAACCAATGTATTTCTTTTTGGGTAATCTTTCATTCCTGGACATGTTCTACTCAACTACCACGGTACCCAAGATGTTATCTGGTTTACTTATAGGTGACAAAAGGATATCCTTCTTTGGGTGTATAGCCCAACTCCACGTCTTTCAATTTTTGGGGAGCACCGAGGCCCTTCTTCTGACTTCAATGTCTTATGATAGATACGTTGCTATATGTAACCCTCTGAGATATCATGTCCTTATGGGTAGAACGTCTTGCATTCAGTTGGCTTCCAGCTCATGGCTCATTGGATTTCTATATTCACTATTGCAGACAATTATAACTTTCAGGTTGCCTTATTGTAACAGAAAGCAAGTTACACATTTCTATTGTGACATGAAACCTGTTATAAGACTGGCCTGTGCAAATACCAAGAAAAGTGAACTGCTAATGACCGTTAATTTTGCTCTGGTGGCTGTCAGTACATTTCCATGTATCATTGTGTCCTATATAAACATTGGAAGTCATCTTCTGAACATTCAATCTAGTCAAGATAGATGGAAAGCCTTCTCCACTTGCAGTTCTCACATCAccgttgtttttttgtattttggaaCAGCATTGTTTATGTACCTGGGTCCAACCACAGAAAACTCATTAAACCAAGACAGAATGAGTGCCATATTGGTCACAGTTATTACTCCAGCATTAAATCCTCTCATTTATACACTGAGAAACAAAGAAGTAAAGAATTCTCTTCAAAGGTTATTGGTTCAAAAACACCATTGTAAAAAATTCTATTAA
- the LOC142665074 gene encoding olfactory receptor 12D1-like, whose amino-acid sequence MEIHNVTSVEGFILLGITDAPDLQIFLFMIFLMFYLFNLSGNLSIVLLIIIDKSLYKPMYFFLGNLSFLDIFFSTTTVPKMLSGLLIGDKRISFYGCIAQLHIFHFLGCTEALLLTSMSYDRYIAICNPLRYHVLMGRTSCIQLASSSWLIGFLYSLLQTIITFRLPYCNRKQVTHFYCDIKPVIRLACANTQKSERLVLSNFALLAVSTFPLIIVSYMYIGSHLLNIRSSQERWKAFFTCSSHITVVFLYFGTALCMYLGPTTENSLEQDRMSAILVTVITPALNPLIYTLRNKEVKNSLQRKSVSLFITITASM is encoded by the exons ATGGAAATACACAATGTGACATCTGTAGAAGGTTTCATCCTTTTGGGTATCACTGATGCACCAGATCTTCAGATCTTCCTCTTCATGATTTTTCTCATGTTTTATCTGTTCAATTTATCAGGAAATCTCAGCATTGTTCTCCTCATTATTATTGACAAGTCCCTTTACAAACCAATGTATTTCTTTTTGGGTAATCTTTCATTCCTGGACATCTTCTTCTCAACTACCACTGTACCCAAGATGTTATCTGGCTTACTTATAGGTGACAAGAGGATATCCTTCTATGGGTGTATAGCGCAACTTCACATTTTTCACTTTTTGGGGTGTACAGAAGCCCTTCTTCTGACTTCAATGTCTTATGACAGATACATTGCTATATGTAACCCTCTGAGATATCATGTCCTTATGGGTAGAACGTCTTGCATTCAGTTGGCTTCCAGCTCATGGCTCATTGGATTTCTATATTCACTATTGCAGACAATAATAACTTTCAGGTTGCCTTATTGTAACAGAAAGCAAGTTACACATTTTTATTGTGACATAAAACCTGTTATAAGACTGGCCTGTGCAAATACCCAAAAAAGTGAACGTCTAGTGTTGAGTAACTTCGCTCTTTTGGCTGTCAGTACATTTCCATTGATCATTGTTTCATACATGTACATTGGAAGTCATCTTCTGAACATTCGATCTAGTCAAGAAAGATGGAAAGCCTTCTTCACATGCAGTTCTCACATCAccgttgtttttttgtattttggaaCAGCACTGTGTATGTACCTGGGTCCAACCACAGAAAACTCATTAGAACAAGACAGGATGAGTGCCATATTGGTCACAGTTATCACTCCAGCATTAAATCCTCTTATTTATACACTGAGAAACAAAGAAGTAAAGAATTCTCTTCAAAG gaagtcagtttctctattcattactattacagcctcgatgtga